Genomic window (Streptomyces sp. NBC_00078):
CCGGCATCGGCCGGGGGGCGTCGTGCAGTGACAGCATCGTCTGGAACAGCGGGGTGCGACTGAGATCGCGGTCCGGCTGCACCTCCTCGACCACGCGCGCGAAGGGAACGTCCTGATGGGCGAAGTCCGCGATGCACGCCTGCCGGGTACGGGCGAGCAGCTCGCGGAACGTCGGGTCGCCCGCCAGGTCCGTGCGCAGGGCCAGGGTGTTCGCCAAGAGGCCGACGAGTGGTTCGGTCTCCGGCCGGTGACGGCCGGCCACGGTGGTGCCCACCACGATGTCGTCCTGGCCCGAGTAGCGGTGCAGCAGGGCCGCGTATCCGGCGAGCAGCGTCATGAACAGGGTGGCGTTCGCGGCGCCGCCCAGCTCCCGCAGCCCGGCGGTCACCTCGGCGGACAGGGTGAAGGACCGGGTCCGGCCCGCGTAGGTCTGCACGGTAGGTCGGGTACGGTCGGTCGGCACCCGCAGACTGGGCAGCTCGCCGCTGAACCGCTTACGCCAGTGCGCCGGCCCGTGCGCCCCCCGGTTCGCCGCACCGTCCGTGAACTGCTCGCGCTGCCAGTGGGCGTAGTCGGCGTACTGGACGGCGAGGGGCGGCAGCGGATCGGCGCCGCCGGCGCGGAAGGCGTCGTACAGATGGCAGAACTCGTCCGTCAGTACCGTCATCGACCAGTCGTCGGTGACGATGCGGTGCAGGTTGATCAGCGCGACGGTTTCCCGCTCGGTGAGCGCCACCAGCGTCACCCTCAGCAGCGGACCCCGGCCGAGGTCGAACGGCGCCCGCGCGTCCTGGGCTGCCAGCTGCCGTGCCTGCTCCTCGGCGTCGTCCGCGCCGCGCAGGTCGACGACCCGGGGCTCCCAGACATGGGTGTCCACCGGGGCGATGGTCTGCGCCGGCTCGCCGTCGACCGAGGGATAGCTGGTCCGCAGGGTCTCGTGCCGCCGCACCAGGGCCTGGAAGGCCCGCACCGCCGTGTCCAGGTCCACCGGACCCGACAGCCGCAGCGAGTACGGCATGTTGTACGCCGCGTTCCCGGAGCCGAGCTGGTCCAGGAACCACAGGCGCTGCTGTGCGAAGGACAAGGGGGCGCCCGTGCCCGCCGGGCGTCTGGTGATCCCACCCGGTGCCGCCGCGGTGCGCTCCTCTAGCCGCCGCGTGTGCAGGGCGTTCTGGGCGGGGGACTGCTCGCGCAGCCGCTCCGAGGTGTCGCTCATGCCGTCCTACCTTCGTGAGTGCGTCCCATGCATGCGCGACTTGTGCTATTCGGCACGGGTGCCGTCCTGTGCACGGGCCTTCCGGCCGTTGGCGGCGGCCTCTTTGGCGATGGCGCGGAAGAACTGCGGATAGCTGGGGGAGGTGTGCCTCGCGTACGACAGCGTCAGGTCGTGGCGCTCGCGGAGCTGGTTGATCGGGACGACCATGGCCGCGTGGTGCTCGATGTGCAGGTTGTTGCCGTTGGTGTACCAGGTGCTGAACCAACTGCCGGTGATGGAGCGGGTGTTGGTCAGCACGTCGGTGCTGGAGTTGTCGCACATGATGTGCTCGGGCAGTTCGACGAGGAAGTGCAGGGGCACCGCGACCAGCAAGGGCAACAGCCACACCCACAGCACCAGTTCGCCCTGGCCGAGCACGGTGAGCGTGACGGCCGCGAGGATCGGCAGGATGAACAGCCGGTACTCGGCGATTACTTCACGCTTGCGGGCCGGTGCTATCTGGCCGGAGTCGTAGGTCCAGGAACCCGTCCAGGCGCGCACGACGTCCGCGACCGCGCCACCCAGCCGGCCGAAGGCCAGGGCCTCGCGGACCAGCGCCCCCCAGGTGACAGGCTGACGCGAGTCGAAGCCGAAGAACTCCGAGTCCTGGTCGGTGCCCAGATAGCGG
Coding sequences:
- a CDS encoding fatty acid desaturase; the protein is MTSDASTAPQGLFRRAKVNAVDERTFLFKLFVAYALWALGVALALLTGLWPLRVLGVILIGAMYAHWLELQHQCLHHSAFRRSRRHRIAGVPLGVPMLVSYSHYRVLHLQHHRYLGTDQDSEFFGFDSRQPVTWGALVREALAFGRLGGAVADVVRAWTGSWTYDSGQIAPARKREVIAEYRLFILPILAAVTLTVLGQGELVLWVWLLPLLVAVPLHFLVELPEHIMCDNSSTDVLTNTRSITGSWFSTWYTNGNNLHIEHHAAMVVPINQLRERHDLTLSYARHTSPSYPQFFRAIAKEAAANGRKARAQDGTRAE